A stretch of DNA from Pelorhabdus rhamnosifermentans:
GTATTTTGGGCGTTGTGTTGACCATGACGATGGTGATGATTACATCTATGGCCATTGTACGGGAACGGGAGCGGGGTACTATGGAGCAGCTGATTGTGACGCCCATGAAAACGTATGAGTTAATGCTTGGCAAAATTATTCCGTATATTTTCGTCGGCTATGTCCAAGTCACATTGGCCTTAATTGTGGGCATTTTGCTGTTTGATTTGCCTATGCGGGGGAGTTTGGGACTATTATATCTACTGACTTCGTTATTTATTGTGGCCTCCCTTGCTGTGGGCGTCTTAATTTCTACTTTGGCTAAAACACAGATGCAGGCCATGCAGATGTCTTTTTTCTTTTTGTTGCCTTGCATTTTGCTATCTGGTTTTATGTTTCCCCGGGAAGCCATGCCGATCTTTTTTTATGAACTGGGCAAGATCATTCCGCTCACTTTTTACCTGGAAATCATGCGCGGCATTGTGTTAAAAGGTATTGGCATTCAGTATTTATGGACACAAGTCTGCGCCTTGTTGACTATTATTGTCGTCGCGTTGGCGCTGAGTATCTATAAATTTCAGAAAAAACTGGTGTGAGACGGGCGGACAAGCCGCGGTTTTTCTTATCGCAGGGATTTGTGATATGATATAGCTAGAACGTTATTTGCAAGGTGAGAGGAATGGAAGATGAGTAAAACAGTTGTATTAGCGGAAAAACCCTCTGTTGGTCGCGATTTAGCACGTGTGCTGCATTGCGCCAAGAAGGGCAATGGCTTTTTAGAAGGTGATAAGTATATTGTAACGTGGGCCTTGGGACATCTCGTCACATTGGCGGACCCTGAGGCTTATGATGATAAATACAAGGCATGGCGGCTGGAAGATCTCCCCATGATGCCGCGTGAAATGAAGCTTGTTGTGATTAAACAGAGCGGCAAACAATTTCAGACTGTGAAACAGCAACTGACGCGCAGTGATGTGGGCGACGTTGTTATTGCCACCGACGCGGGGCGCGAGGGGGAGCTTGTGGCGCGCTGGATTATTGAAAAATCTCACGTACATAAGCCTTTGCGGAGACTATGGATCTCTTCTGTGACAGATAAGGCTATTCAGGAAGGATTTCATAAGCTTAAAGCAGGCAAGGATTATGAAAATCTTTACGCCTCAGCGGTTGCTCGTGCCGAGGCCGATTGGATTGTCGGGATGAATGCTACACGGGCTCTGACCTGTAAGTATAATGCTCAACTTTCCTGCGGACGTGTGCAAACGCCTACACTGGCGATGATTGCTCAGCGTGAGGAAGAAATACAGCATTTTCAGCCGAAACCTTTTTACGGCATCACAGCCCTAGCTGATCATTTAAAACTGGTGTGGCAGGACAGCAAGACGAAAGAGATTCGCAGCTTTGATAAAGAACGCTGTGATAAGCTGCTTCAAGTACTAGATCATAAATCCGGTGAAATTGTTGAAGTCA
This window harbors:
- a CDS encoding ABC transporter permease; translation: MRRLFALLTKEFIQMRRDRVTFVMMAIIPVVQLLLFGYAINTDVKHLPTIVFDQSGQQEGRDLLAAFESSGYFDVTTIAHNYQEVAQAIDEGKTKVGIVIPPDLTDNLKHGRSATVQVIVDASDSLAANSAMSTAQIIGQLKSQEMLIEKFQNTLGKTVVQPYDIRIRPWYNPDFVSAFYMVPGILGVVLTMTMVMITSMAIVRERERGTMEQLIVTPMKTYELMLGKIIPYIFVGYVQVTLALIVGILLFDLPMRGSLGLLYLLTSLFIVASLAVGVLISTLAKTQMQAMQMSFFFLLPCILLSGFMFPREAMPIFFYELGKIIPLTFYLEIMRGIVLKGIGIQYLWTQVCALLTIIVVALALSIYKFQKKLV